In Spirosoma pollinicola, the genomic window ATGGCGTTACGGGTTTCCAGCCCACCACCGAAATTCTGACCGGTACCAACGATGTTATCAGCAAAACCGTTGGCGACAATGATCCGAAGTTTGTGAACTATCCGCTGACTACCGATTCTAAAAACGCGATCTTCAATACGGCCTGGGATTTCCGCCTGCAAGCGGGTTCGCCTGCTATTGGCAAAGGCACAACGAGCTTTACCCGCCTGTATGCTGATGGGATTTCGTTTGCCAACGGCACACTTTACAAATCACCTGCTCCGTCAACGACCATTGGCGCCTTCGGTACGAACTAAGTTTAAAAAATATAACACAGAGATTACAGAGAAAAACGGAGGCTCACAGAGACCTCAGTGTACCTCCGTCTTTCTCTGTAATCTCTGTGTTACCACTTTTCTACATGAAAATTTACCTTCCGTTGCTGCTGGTTTTCCTATCGGCTTGCCATAAGCCTGCCGCCCAGACAACAACGCCCGAAACAAGCCAGACTGCCGTTGTTCAGCCTGTTTATATTACTGACACCGTTCGGCATGATACCGACGACCCGGCTATCTGGATCAATCCAAGCGACCCGGCTAAAAGCCTGGTTATTGGAACCGATAAAGACCAGGATGGTGGCCTGTACGTCTTCAATCTACAGGGCAAGATCGTTAAGGAAATTCATGACCTCAAGCGGCCTAACAATGTAGACATTGCCTACGGCCTGACGCTCGGCGGCAAACCCACCGACATTGCCGTAACCACCGAACGGTTTACGCACAAGCTTCGTATTTTCTCGCTGCCCGATATGCAACCCGTTGACAATGGCGGGCTTGAGATGTTCGTTGGCGATACAAGTGCTGGTTTTCGGGACCTGATGGGTATAGCGCTTTACAAGACGGCATCTGGTGTCATGTATGCGATGGTCGGCCGGAAATCAGGCCCAACCGATGGTACCTATATTGGCCAATACCGACTTGAAGACAATGGAAATGGGCAGGTAAAGGCTACGCTGGTACGAAAGTTCGGGATGTATAGCGGTAAGAAAGAAATCGAGTCGATTGCCGTCGATAACGAACTCGGCTATGTCTACTACTCCGACGAAGGGGTAGGTGTACGTAAATACTACGCCGATCCTGCAAAAGGTAATCAAGAGTTGGCTCTATTCGCTAAAACAGGCTTTTCGGAAGACCACGAAGGAATCTCCATTTACAAAACGGGGCCTAAAACGGGGTACATACTAGTCTCAGACCAGGGAGCCAATCAGTTCCACATCTTCCGTCGAGAAGGAGAAGCGGGCAATCCGAATGACTATAAATTGCTGAAAGTGGTAAAAGTGGCCGCCCAGGTTAGTGATGGTTCCGATGTTACGAACGTCCCCCTAGGCAAGCAATTCCCTCATGGCTTGTTTGTGACGATGTCGGAAGGAAAAACGTTTCACTACTACCGCTGGGAGGATATTGCAGGGAAAGATTTAAAGTAAGAACATACCAATCAATACAGCTAAATTCATACATAATTTATTAACACATCCTGTTTGATTTTTTCGACCTCCCTTGAGACCCAATTGCCCAAAGCGTATGTTTTCGCCTGATAAACTGCGCTTTGGGTCATATAGGAAATAAAGAATGGCGTCTATTCTTCAGATTTCCTCCAGAATGTTTTAATGTAAATATTACCTTTCTGTAAAAACTAAGATAGTGCCATTTTACTAATAGTCAGTCAGTTAGCTTTGCAAAAAAAAGTTACGTAACTGAATTGCTATGCAGAAGCGACATTATCTACTTATCCTATTTATTCTTTCCGGTTTCAATAAGGCGCACGCCCAAACTCCTCCTCAGTATCAGTTCCAAAGAAAGATAAATCTTCCCACTGGCGAGGGAAAATGGGATTACCTGAAAATGGACGGCGAACGTGAACGACTCTTTGTTTCGCACTTCGACCGGGTACATATTATTGACCTTAAGACCGATAAACAGATCGGTGAGATTACCGGGCTGAAAGGCGTACACGGCATTGGTCTGGCGAAGGAGTTGAATAAAGGATACATCACCAATGGTGCCGACAATACTGTTACGGTTTTTGATTACAATACCTTCAAGGTTCTGCAAACCATAGCGATTACGGGCAAAAAGCCGGACGCCGTTATGTACGACAAAGGGACAAAACAGGTTTTTGTCTTCAACAATGGCAGTGGCAACGCAGTCGTGATTGACGCGCAAACGGATAAAGTCGTTGGCAATGTAGAGATGGGTGGCGCACCCGAATTCGCCGTTTCGAACGAAAAAGGCAGTATTTTCAACAATAACGAAGATACCAACGAGATTTTTGAGATCGACGTGAAGACGCTGAAAGTCAAAAATAAATTCTCATTAGCACCCAACGGCGTGCCAACGGGCTTAACAATCGACGTTGCAAACAACCGGTTATTTTCCGTCTGCCGAAAGCCCCAAACGCTGGTAATTCTGGATGTGACTACGGGCAAAATTATTCAGACGCTGCCTATTGGCGGGGGCGTTGATGCTGTCGTGTATGACAAGGAGCTAAAATTAGTCATGACCTCGAACGGCGAGGGCAACGTCACGATTGTACATCAGGACTCACCCGATAAATATTCTATTGTTCAGACGCTAATGACAAAACCCGGCTGTAAAACGCTGGTTCACCGCGGAACCACCCATCGTATATACCTAAGCGGTGCCGACTACCAGGCCGATGGAAAAACTCCTGCTGCCGGTACGTTTGGCGTATTTGTTTACGGCCCAACCCTAAAACAGTAACCGCTCAGAGCTGTAAGGTTTTTGAAAGTGCTTTGGCGGTTCGACTTACAGATCTCCATTCACTCGAATTACAGTTTTTTTTATAAAGCCTGATTTCAGGCTTGCAGGGCCACGCTTTGCCTTTATCTGTCTGGTGGAGGAGCATTAAGACCGGGCATTTTTCAGAGAAAGTACCACTGGATGTACGGATTACCATTTACGTTCAAACGAATGAAATACACACTTTACTTATTCTTGCTGCTGGGCTCGTTTACGGTTCAGGCTGCTACACTAAAAGGGACAATTACCGATGCTCGTACGGGAGAGCCACTGATTGGCGCTACCGTAATGCTGGCAAATACAAAATTCGGAGGCACCGTTGGACTGGATGGCAACTACGTAATCAAAGGTGTACCGGCCGGAACCTACACGTTCACAGCCCAGTACATCAGCTATCAGAAAACCCAGAAAGTTATTGTGGTTGGTAACGAGTTAGGGGTAGTCATTCACAACTTTGCACTGGCCGAATCGAGCCACGATCTGACCGAGGTTATCATTACGGGTCATGCCGACCGCGAAAGCGATGTAAGTACCCGAAAAACCGAGCAACAGGCCGATAACGTCCTGAATATCATTGGTGCCAAAGCGATTTCGCTCCTGCCCGACATCACGGTTGCCAACGTACTACAGCGTGTATCGGGGGTATCCATTGTGCGAAACAGCACGGGCGACGGGCAATTTGCCGTCATTCGGGGTATGGAGCGTCGGTATAATTACACGCTCGTGAACGGCATTAAAATTCCCAGCCCGGACAACAAAAATCGCTACGTGCCAATGGATATTTTCCCGGCCGATCTGCTCGAACGTCTGGAAGTAGTCAAAGCACTTACGCCTAACATGGAAGGCGACGCCATTGGTGGGTCGATGAACATGATTATGCGTTCGGCTCCCGATTATCTAGTGCTCTCGGCTACGGCATCGGGTGGGTATAGCCAACTATTCAGTAGTCAGCCCTTTTCGGGGTTTAGTGCCAAAGGCATCAATTTCAAATCGCCGTCGGAAGTATCCGGGAGCAACACCACCTATGCCCAACCGGAAGAATTCTCCCGGCAATCGCTCAATTACAAAAATGTGTCGCTACCCGTCAATGGCCTGTTCAGTCTGTCGGTTGGTAACCGGATTTTCAACCATAAACTTGGCTTCTTATTAGGCGGCAGCTACCAGCACACCTACCGGGGCAGTACTACAAAATTTGTGGGACTCAACGGGCAGCCAAGCCCCGATCCAAAACCCAATACCCCCATTTTCAACTCAGTAGATACTCGGCTTAATTCCAACGAGCTAGCCCGGACGGGCCTGAATCTGAAACTGGATTATGCATTTAACGCCAACAACAAGCTAAGTCTCTATGGCTTATACATGAACCTGGATGACAAACAGCACCGTACCATTCTGGGCGATCAGCTTACGGCATTCGGCGATGTGAGCACCAGTGAGCGATCGGTATTCCGGCGTCAGAATGTCTATAACGGCACCTTACAGGGCGACCATAACCTGACAGACAAACTAAAACTAAACTGGTCGGCGGTTTATTCGCAGGCGAAAAGTCAAACACCCAGTTGGGGTTCGTTTGGGCTTACCTACCGCGTAGAGCCGGATATAAACGGCAATCCGGTTCGGGGAGCTGAATACATCAACTCGGTAAGTTATATCTGGACGCACAACAGCGACCGCGATCTGGCAGGTTATGTCAATTTTATCTACACGCTGGCTCCAAATGCTGAAGTATCGGCGGGTGGACTTTACCGCGATAAAGACCGGGCGAATTTCTACAACGATTATTCGCTGGCCACAGTGCTAACCGGTGGCGACCGGCAGGTATATACCAACATCAATAACGCTATACTCTCTTTCCGGCCTATTTCAACTGCGTTGTCTGACAGTGCCAACGGCAATAATTACACGGCCAAAGAACAAATTGCAGCGGGTTATATACAGGGCAAAGTCACCCTTGCCGATCGTTGGCAGTTTGTTGGCGGTGTTCGGGTTGAAAACACAAACCAGACTTATTTATCGGCCTTGCCAATTACTTCCGCAGGTAAAACAGGCACTATTCAGTACATGGATATTCTGCCAAGCCTGCACCTCAAGTACATGTTGTCGGCAAGGGAAAATGTACGATTTTCCTATTTTCGGGGTATCAGCCGACCCGGCTTTTTTGAACTCGTACCGGCCAACTTTCCCGGAGATTTCTACACCGAATCAGGTAATCCATACGTCAAACATACCGTTGCCGATAACGTTGACCTGCGCTACGAATTCTTTTCCCGTGGCAGCGAGCAACTGTTGATCGGTGGTTTTTACAAGAATATCCAGAACCCTATTGAATACGGGTTCAATGTGGTCAGCAACGTAAACACGGTATACCAACCGTTGAACTTCGGCACGGCGACCAATTTTGGGGCCGAGCTGGTATTTGCCAAGTTTTTCAACAACTGGGGTGTATCAGGCAACTACACCTTCACCAAGTCGAGTATCACTACCACGAAGCGGATTTACAGTCGCGATGCATCGGGAAGTATTATCTCTACAGAAGGTACCCAAACGCGCCCTCTACAGGGGCAGTCCGATCACATTGCCAACCTCTCGCTGATCTATAAAAATCAAAAAACTGGATTCGATGCTCAACTGGCCTGGGTGTATACGGGCAAGCGCATCAATATCGTATCGCCATTCTTAGGACTTGACTACTGGCAACGCGGCACCTCACAAGTGGACTTTTCGGCCGAAAAGCGCTTTGGGCTGAAACAGGGTGCTTCCCGATTTTCAATTTTCGTGAAGCTGCAGAACCTGCTGAACAACCCTATTATCGTCGAAATCTTACAGCCCAACAGCCTGACCAATTTACCTGACCAAACCCGTACCGACCGGATTCTGGTGCAGAAAGACGTGTTTCAGCAAAGCTATATTCTTGGCTTTCGCTACAAACGCTAAGCGAACGACTACACACATTATTTATTCATAATCAGTTCTTAATCAAGCAAGTAAATCAATGAAAATGCAAATCAAACTCAATGCGCTGGCTTCTTTACTTGTTGCCGGAGTCATGGCAACGCTAACGGGTTGTAACAAGTCGCAGGAAGACGTAGTGGTATCGGCTCCACAGTTTAAAGTTGGGGCAGCTATCAGCACCAAAACACCGCTGGCTGGGGTTATCAAAGGCACGCTTCTGGCCGATTCAACGTATCGGGTTACAGACAACGTATTCATCAACGAAGGCGATACGCTGTTAATCCAGCCCGGCGCCAAGATTCACTTCGATGGCAAAGGCGTATGGAGTTTCATCGTGAAAGGGTCATTATTATCATTGGGCACGCAGGATAAGCCCGTTTATTTCACGGTTCCAACGACAACCAAAACGGATGTACTCGGTGCCGACGTTACCAAAGATCCGGCTTATTCTGGATTATGGGGCGGTATTCTGGGCGAAACAACGTTCAAAAACATTATTATCAAATGGACACACCTGGAGTTTGGCGGTGGTCGGGTAGTTACGTCGCCCGTATCGTTCATTGCCAATGGTGGAGTTGCTTATACTCTTTCTTCGGCCAACTCCGACGGCATCGTGGTACTTGAAGACTCATGGGTCTACGGTGCGGTCGATGATCCAATGCGGCCTTTTGGTGGCAAGTACAACGTTATGCGGAATACGTTTGAAAAATGTGGATTTACGGGTGGAGAAGCCTGGAACGTAAAAGGCGGCACCGTAGGGAATTTTGCCTACAACCTAATCATAGGCTCGGCAACGAATGGCCCTAAAGGCTCCAACAACGGTCAGAAACCAGGTCAGCCACAAACGAACCTCCTGTTCTACAACAACACCATCGTTCACAGTGGGTATCGCCGGTCGGCCGATGGTCGTGGGGGTTCGATCAACTTTGAAGAAGGCTCACGCGGTGGTTTTTATAACAACTTGATGATCAACGACAAATACGGCCCACGGATTGTTGGTGCAACGGCAAACTATGCCGGTAACGCCCTGGTTGTTGCCGATACGGCCAACATCAAATACAGCAATAACTACAACTACGTCGATTCGCTGAAAATGGCGAACCAGATTTATCCGGTCCTGTTCACGACCAAGCCACAGGCCAGCGATATTCCGGCCCCTAGCACTTTCCTGCCAACCGGCTACAAACTGGGTCAGGCGTATGACGGATCGGCGGTAGTTCAGAAAAACAATCCGCTGTTCGTAAACTTCCCGCTGCCTTACGTTGCCACCAAAAAAGTGGCCGATGTAAGTTTTGTTGGCACCTGGAATTTCCGTTTACAAGCCAGCTCACCCGCTATTGGCAAAGGCACAACCAGTTTCACACCGATGGCGGTTGTGCCCGTGAGTGCGAACTTCGGATCAACGGAAATCACCCCACCAAGCACAGATGTAGGCTGCTACCCAAGCAACGGAAAAGGAAACCTGCATTAAGGCAAACTAACGAAAGAGTGAAAGAGCGAAATAGTGAAAGAGTGCCTGGCACTGAGACGTATGTCGCCGGATAGCTTTCGCTCTTTCACTCTTTCGCTCTTTCGCTCTTTCGCCCATTCACTCATGAAAAACACACTTATAGCGCTTTTGTTGATCGGGCAGATCGTGTTAGCCCAGACCTGTGTGGCACAGGAAAGGAAAACGGATGAACCGTTCATTGCCCGACCCTATCTTCAGATTGGCCGCACTCCTTCGCCCGAGACCTTACAACTCCTTTGGCATACGCCCGACGCCAGCACCGACTGGGCTGTTGAATACCAAACGAAAGCCAACGGTACTTGGAAAAAAACGGACGCCCCAACCTCCGTTCGGGTGGCCGTGGCAGGTATTGAACCGCATCTGGTTTATGATGCCACGTTTA contains:
- a CDS encoding phytase is translated as MKIYLPLLLVFLSACHKPAAQTTTPETSQTAVVQPVYITDTVRHDTDDPAIWINPSDPAKSLVIGTDKDQDGGLYVFNLQGKIVKEIHDLKRPNNVDIAYGLTLGGKPTDIAVTTERFTHKLRIFSLPDMQPVDNGGLEMFVGDTSAGFRDLMGIALYKTASGVMYAMVGRKSGPTDGTYIGQYRLEDNGNGQVKATLVRKFGMYSGKKEIESIAVDNELGYVYYSDEGVGVRKYYADPAKGNQELALFAKTGFSEDHEGISIYKTGPKTGYILVSDQGANQFHIFRREGEAGNPNDYKLLKVVKVAAQVSDGSDVTNVPLGKQFPHGLFVTMSEGKTFHYYRWEDIAGKDLK
- a CDS encoding YncE family protein → MQKRHYLLILFILSGFNKAHAQTPPQYQFQRKINLPTGEGKWDYLKMDGERERLFVSHFDRVHIIDLKTDKQIGEITGLKGVHGIGLAKELNKGYITNGADNTVTVFDYNTFKVLQTIAITGKKPDAVMYDKGTKQVFVFNNGSGNAVVIDAQTDKVVGNVEMGGAPEFAVSNEKGSIFNNNEDTNEIFEIDVKTLKVKNKFSLAPNGVPTGLTIDVANNRLFSVCRKPQTLVILDVTTGKIIQTLPIGGGVDAVVYDKELKLVMTSNGEGNVTIVHQDSPDKYSIVQTLMTKPGCKTLVHRGTTHRIYLSGADYQADGKTPAAGTFGVFVYGPTLKQ
- a CDS encoding TonB-dependent receptor, producing the protein MKYTLYLFLLLGSFTVQAATLKGTITDARTGEPLIGATVMLANTKFGGTVGLDGNYVIKGVPAGTYTFTAQYISYQKTQKVIVVGNELGVVIHNFALAESSHDLTEVIITGHADRESDVSTRKTEQQADNVLNIIGAKAISLLPDITVANVLQRVSGVSIVRNSTGDGQFAVIRGMERRYNYTLVNGIKIPSPDNKNRYVPMDIFPADLLERLEVVKALTPNMEGDAIGGSMNMIMRSAPDYLVLSATASGGYSQLFSSQPFSGFSAKGINFKSPSEVSGSNTTYAQPEEFSRQSLNYKNVSLPVNGLFSLSVGNRIFNHKLGFLLGGSYQHTYRGSTTKFVGLNGQPSPDPKPNTPIFNSVDTRLNSNELARTGLNLKLDYAFNANNKLSLYGLYMNLDDKQHRTILGDQLTAFGDVSTSERSVFRRQNVYNGTLQGDHNLTDKLKLNWSAVYSQAKSQTPSWGSFGLTYRVEPDINGNPVRGAEYINSVSYIWTHNSDRDLAGYVNFIYTLAPNAEVSAGGLYRDKDRANFYNDYSLATVLTGGDRQVYTNINNAILSFRPISTALSDSANGNNYTAKEQIAAGYIQGKVTLADRWQFVGGVRVENTNQTYLSALPITSAGKTGTIQYMDILPSLHLKYMLSARENVRFSYFRGISRPGFFELVPANFPGDFYTESGNPYVKHTVADNVDLRYEFFSRGSEQLLIGGFYKNIQNPIEYGFNVVSNVNTVYQPLNFGTATNFGAELVFAKFFNNWGVSGNYTFTKSSITTTKRIYSRDASGSIISTEGTQTRPLQGQSDHIANLSLIYKNQKTGFDAQLAWVYTGKRINIVSPFLGLDYWQRGTSQVDFSAEKRFGLKQGASRFSIFVKLQNLLNNPIIVEILQPNSLTNLPDQTRTDRILVQKDVFQQSYILGFRYKR